CTCCAGCAAATCGACAATCTGAATTTTATCGCTGCAGCTGTCGAAGCCGACCGCCTCGAAGCCCCGGATGCTCTTCCGGCGGGGAGCGGCATCTTGAGGGGATATGTCAGGGCTGACAATCTTGTCTCGGACCTTCCCATGATGGGCAATCTCGAAATCACGGCCAATTTCGATAATGGCAAGGTCAAAACAAAGGCAAGAGGTTTTACCGGCCTTGCCAGCCGTGGTACGTCGTCGAGTTGGCAAGATAGACAAGGTACAAATGTGAATGGAAAGCTGCGTGGTAGAGGAACGATCACTGCAACCGCGATTGAAAGCGCCCTGGCTGGGGACCTTACACTGGTCAGTAACGGCGTCGTCACCACAGTCGACGGGACCATTGCAGGTAACGTGTACCTTGACGGTCAGAATTTGCTGCTACACGGAGACCTGACAGGAACCCTTTCCAGATCCGGAGAAAGTGATAGCAATATCGAAGGTGGGGCGTTTTACGCTGTCGAGAACCGCTGACGGTGTCGAGCGTTCGGCCCTTGAAGTATCGAGGGTGGGGCGTTTTACGCTGTCCATTACTGAGTACGGAATCAGGATTTCAGGCGGCCACGCCGCCTGAAATCTTCTGTTTCTTCCCGACATCGGGACCTCGGGCGGCATGGCCGCCTGAGGTTCTTTTGTCTTTATCCCGCCCGTCTCCCCCCATGCCGTGTGGCTGCGCCATGCCTGCCAGTAAAGGGTGCGGACAAGCTGGTTCGCGCTGATGCCCCTCTTGCTGGATGCCAGCAGGAACACGGTCTGGAACCACTTGAAGCGCGAAACCTTGCTGCCCCCGAAGATCGTCAGCTGATGGAATCCGAAGGGGTCACCGTGACCCTGGGCGTGCCGACAATCTGGCTCGGCCTGCTGACCCATATGCGGGAGAGACCGGCAAGACGCTGACGAAGCTGGAGCGCCGGTTCTTCAGCGTGGAACTCCGACTGATCGATGACGCCGGCAACGAGGTTCCCTTCGACGGGGAATCGCAGGGCGAGCTGCAGTGCCGCGGCCCCTGGGTGGTCAACGGCTACTACAGCGACGACGACGCCACGGCCGCCGCGTCTCACGCTTCGGCTGGTACGAGGTCTTCGGCCGCTTCAGGGTCGCGGCCATCCTGCAGCAGATCCACATCCGCTACCTGCGCGGCCAGACCCGGGATGAGCGGTTCGCAAGCCTCGGCAGACGTGTGAAGGCCCTGATCCACTGCTGCGAGGAGCTTGTTGCGCGCGGCTGGAACGCATCCCGGCGCGCAGGTCGCCAGCCACCTTGTCACCGGGCACCTTGTCGCCGCCAGGAGCCTTTCAGGCGACCTTGAAGCCGAAGCGCCCGCGGCGCTTTTCCATGAAGCGCTGGTGATAGTCCTCGGCGCGCCAGAAGGTCGGCGCATCCTCGACCGCGGTCACGACGATGCGGTCATCGTGGCGTGCCGCCTGCTGAGCCTCCCTGGAGGCCTCCGCGGCGGCACGCTGCCCGTCGTCATGGGTATAGATGGCCGAACGGTACTGGGTTCCGACATCGGGGCCCTGCCGGTTCAGCGTCGTGGGATCGTGAATCTCCCAGAACACCTTGAGCAGTTCGTCATAGGAAACCTTGTCGGGGTCGTAGTCGACCTGGACCGCTTCGGCATGTCCGGTACGGCCTGTGCAGACCTCCTCATAGGTCGGGTTCTCCGCGGTTCCGCCGATGTAGCCCACGGCGGTGTCGGTCACGCCCTCGACCTTGCTGAAGACCTCTTCGGGGCTCCAGAAACACCCTGCGGCAAAGGTCGCCTTGGCCATGGTTCTCACTCCCGGATTTCACTGTTCTTCCGATGTGCTTCCGAAATGGGGGCGGCGCGGCCGTCTCGCAAGCGCGGGATGCCCGGCTGGCGCAATCGTTACTCCGCAGTGACCGGGCCGTGACTCCGCCACCTCCTTCCGGCGCAGCCCGGCGTTGAGGTGCCGGTGTTCCCCGGGCGCGCGCCAGAAACGGTGCGCGCCTGACGTGCCCCACCGGATGCGAGCGTCAAACCCCTTCGGCGACAAGTGTGCTGCCGCCATCCGCAACGATGGTCTGGCCGGTGATGTAGCGCCCCGCCCGGGATGCCAGGAAGACGGCAATGCCGGCAATGTCGTCGGGTTCGCCGATGCGGCGCAGCGGATACCGGGCCTCGACCTTGCCGAGGCGCTCGGCATTCTCCCAGAGCACCTTCGCGAAGTCGGTCCTGACAAGGCCCGGCGCAATCGTGTTGATGCGGATATTGTGTTCGCCCCAACGGACCGCGAGGTTGCGCGCCATCGCCATGGCGGCGGCCTTGGAGACACCGTACATGCCGATGTCGTCGGTGCCCCTGATACCGGCAATCGACGACAGAAGGATGATGGTCCCGTCCCTGCGTTCGGCCATCTGCGGCAGAACCATCCTCGAGAGCCAGAGATTCGCGCGAATGTTGCAGTTCACGATCTTCTCGAATGCCGATTCCCCGATGTCCGTCATCGGACCGTAGTGCGGATTGACGGCGGCGTTGCCGACCAGGCAGTCGACCTTGCCCCAGGCCGCCATGGTCCTGTCGACGAGGTTCCGGAGCTGATCGATATGGCTGACGTTGCAGGCCACGGCCATCGCCTGGCCACCCTTCGCCCCGATCTCCCCGACAACCTCCTCGCAGGCGTCGGGCTTGCGGCTCGACACCACCACCTTCGCGCCGGCTTCCGCCATGCGCGTGCAGATCGCGCGGCCAATCCCCCTGGACCCGCCCGTGACGATCGCCACCTGTCCCTCGAGGTCGAACAGACCCATGAGATGCACTCCTGATGCCATGAATTGCGCGGGCGCACACTAGCATCGCGTGCGCCATGCCGCACGGACGCAGTAACGGCGGGGAAGCGGGTTTATTTGGGTTTATTCGGGTTTATCGGGGTCTCAGGCGATGGCGGCGGCTTGCCTTGCCGGAGGTTGGGGGGCATGGTGGCCCGTGCGGTGGAATCCGGGAAACAGGGAAAGGGAGAACGGGATGAAGGTGCTTGTCACGGGTGCGGCCGGTGCGATCGGTCGCGTCCTGCGCGAAGGTATCAGGGGGCGCTACGGGCTGGTGCGCCTGACGGACAGGGTTGCCATGGACCCGGCGGGCGACGGCGAGGAGACGGTTCAGGCCGACATGACCGAGCTCGATGCCGTCTCGGCCATGGCCGAGGGCATGGATGCCGTCGTTCATCTCGCGAGTATCGCCTTCGAGGACAGTTGGGAGAACATCCTGCCCAACAACATCGTCACCATGTACAACGCCATCGAGGCCGCACGGCGTGCCGGGGCGCGGCGCTTCGTGTTCGCAAGTTCCAACCATGCGGTCGGTTTCTACCCGCGGAGCGCGTTCATCGACCACAGGGTGGAACACCGTCCCGACACACGGTATGGCGTCGCCAAGGCGTTCGGCGAGGATCTCGGAAGCCTCTATGTCGACAAGCACGACATGGAGTTCTTCAGCATGCGCATCGGCTCGTTCCAGCCCGAGCCGAAGGACGTTCGTATGCTCTCGACCTGGCTGAGCCACGGCGATCTCGTGCGCCTGGTCGTCACGGGTCTGGAGGCGCCCGACATCGGTCATGCGCCGGTCTACGGTATCTCGCGCAACACACGCTCGTGGTGGGACAACAGCCTGGCCTTCAGCCTGGGCTACGATCCGCAGGACAACGCCGAGGACTGGGCCGACAGGCTGCTCGCCGTCGAGCCCCCGGAGGCGGGCGGCGAGGTGGCGCAGACCTTCTGCGGCGGCATCTTTCCGGAAATGGAGTTCGACGGCGACCTGCCGACGGTCCGCAAGCGCATCTGACGCCTTGCCACCCGCCGGGCCCGCGCCCTCGCGTTCGGTCGTCACGGCAGGCCGCGCAAGCCTCGCCCGCATCGACCGGCATGGCGAGGAGCCCGCTGCGTTTGTGCAGGATCAGCCGCAGGATCAGCCTGTTCATGTCTCCGATACGATAGGGTTATTTTATGAGGTATGGTTATTTGATGAAGTGGAATGTTCATTCCGAACCGGACACCGCATCCCTTATCTGCTTCAAATGCTCGGGCAGGATTTCATCCCTGTTCCTGTCGCTTCGACTCCGATAGACACCCCGCAGCAATATCGACATCAGAAAAACCGAGCCGCCACCACAGGCAATGAGGAAAGGCACTTTTACCGATCCATCGAGCGCGACAAACCACTCTGGCGCAAATGCAACGCAGTAACCAATCAGGAGAAAAAGGAGCCAAGACATGACGACAGAGAAAACAGTCGTCCAAAGGCGGAAACGTTTCAGGTCCTTGAGTTCCTCACGAAGGTCCTCAACGTAACGCGATACAGATCTGTGGAGTTCTTTCGCCTGAAAAACCTCTTCAACCAACAACCCAACATCGTCCAGGCGTTGGCGAAGCTCGCCCATCTCGTTATCAGGGTCTTCGGGGGATAGTGAAGCTGCTTCCCGATCGATGTCGGACTCGGGCCCTGCCAGATCAGGCTGCGGCGGGTTTTTGTCTGAGGCCATCGAAATGCTTGCGGATCATGTCATGTTCAATCGGTGCATAGTAACCACGCTTTTCTACGGTGACTGACCACGGTCCTGCCGGCTTGTTCGTCGATTTGGAAAGAGTGAAGGCGTAGTGCTTTCCGTATGAAGACACGATGTGCTCGAGCAGATGTTCAACCTCTTCTGACATGTCCTCACGATACTCATAGCCGGTTGCCCCGTCTACCGCCCGTCCAATGACAGGACCTCTGCCATACCGGATAAACGCGTTGTAAACGTCGCGGTAGACGGGGCCGTACCTCCAGGCTTCCGGTTTTGCGGTCGTCAGTGGCGAACCGTTCGAGAAGGTCAGCCACCACCCATGCGCCAGATAGACGAGCTTCAGAAGATGCATCACAGTAAGGTGCAGACCCTGTTGCTCCGCATAGTCCAACATCCTGTTCGCAATCGTTCGCGGGTCAAACGGGCCCATCAGCGCCACCTTGTCGCTGCGGCCTTCCCTGCGATAGCCTTGCGCTCCCTCGCGGTCGGGGATTCGGTGCGCAGCTTCGCGCCCGCCCGACCACTCTTTTGCCTGGCTGCCTGCCTGAACCTGTGCTCCTCCCGGCATCGCGATCTTTTCCTCCGTTTTACCGAGTAACTTTACCGAGTAACCCGTTGTTCTTTCGACATTTTCCTGAGAGCAACGGAATATGGTTCCGCAGAGAATGTAAGACATTCTGTCTACCGATGCCAAGCCTTTCCGGTAACAGGATCGTGATGCTTGCGGCCCGCCAAGCCTGTGCCCCGGGCCTGTGCGCGGTGTTTTGCGGGTGGGGGGTTCGGGTGGTATTGTGGGGCGGGGGACGACAGGATGGGTGACGGAACGATGGGCAAGGTAAGGATGGGCTGGAGGCGGTTGTGAATGTTGTCGAGATCGAGGAGGCGGTTTCCGGGCTTGCGGGGCGGGATTTCGACGGTGAGGCGTTTCCGTTCTCGTTTCTTGAGGCCTTCGGGAACAAAGCCACGACAATCAAGCGCCTGCGCAGCGGGGAAACGAACAGGTCGGACCTGTCGGACCGGGGCGCTGTCCTGCAAACCAACAATATCCATCTGAAGGTGTGCGCGCCGGGGGAGGTTACGGCCACACTGGCGCAACTCAGGGCCAGCCCGGCGACCGCGAAGGCCAAAGCCAGGTTCGTTCTGGCGACCGATGGCACCGATCTGGAAGCCGAGGACCTGACAAGCGGCGAAACGATCGCCTGCGCCTATGGCGAGATGCCCGATCACTTCTGGTTCTTCCTGCCCCTTGCCGGCATCCGCATGGTCAGGCAAATCCGCGAGAATGCGTTCGACATCAGGGCGACGGGACGGCTCAACAAGCTCTATGTCACGCTTCTGAAGGACAATCCCGAATGGGGGAGCGAGGCGCGCCGCCATGACATGAACCGCTTCATGGCGCGGCTGATCTTCTGCTTCTTTGCGGAAGACACCGGCATCTTCGCCGAATCCGATCTCTTCACCGACACGGTCGCGCGGATGAGCGAACGGGACAGTTCGAACACCCATGAGGTGATCGCGATGCTCTTCCACGCCATGAACACCGGGGCTATGAACACCGGGGCCATGAACACCGAAGGCGGTGCGCGCGCGGCTGCCGGCCTTCCCCGCTGGGCCAATGTCTTCCCTTACGTCAATGGCGGGCTGTTTTCGGGCGGGACAGAGGTGCCGCGCTTTTCCAAAATGGCGCGTTCCTACCTGCTGCACATCGGCGGGCTCGACTGGACGAGGATCAACCCCGATATCTTCGGCTCGATGATCCAGACCGTGGCCGACGAGGAGGAACGCGGTGCCCTAGGGCTGCATTACACCTCGGTGCCGAACATCTGCAAGGTGCTGGATCCGCTGTTTCTCGACGATCTGCGCGCAACGCTGGACGAGGCGGGCGACAACGCCCGCAAGCTGCTCAACCTGCGCAACCGCATGGCCAGGATCAGGGTTTTCGATCCCGCCTGCGGATCGGGCAACTTTCTGGTGATCGCCTACAAGGAAATGCGCGCCCTCGAGGCCGTGATCAACAGGCGGCGCGGCGAGGCCGAGCGGCGCAGCGACATCCCGTTGAGAAATTTTCGCGGGATCGAGCTGCACGACTTCCCCGCCGAGATTGCGCGGCTGGCGCTGATCATCGCGGAATACCAGTGCGATGTGCTGCATCGTGGACAGAAAGAGGCGCTTCACGATTTCCTGCCGCTCGATGCCGGAAACTGGATCGCCTGCGGCAATGCCCTGCGGCTCGACTGGCTCAGCATCTGCCCGCCGGCCGGCACAGGCGTGGAGCACCGTGCCGAGGATCTGTTGCTGTCGCCGGTCGATCGGGCCGGGATCGATTTCGACAACGAGGGCGGGGAAACCTATATCTGCGGGAACCCGCCCTATCTTGGGAAAAGATGGCAATCCGCAGAGCAGAAAGACGACCTGAAGCACGTCTTCGGGGAACGGGCCAGAAGCTGGAAATCGCTCGACTATGTGGCGGGCTGGTTCATGAAGGCGGCCGATTACGGGATGCACACGAAGAGCAGCGCGGCTTTCGTGGCCACCAACTCGATCTGCTAGGGGCAGCATGTGCCGATCCTGTGGCCGCTGATTTTCCAGACCGGGCACGAGATCGCCTTTGCTCACACGAGCTTCAAATGGGCGAATCTTGCCAGCCACAACGCGGGCGTCATCGTTGCGATCATCGGCATTTCAAACCATGCCGGACCCGTGCGACGGCTCTATGCGCCCGACGACCGGGGCAAGACAGTCTTGCAGGAGACGGCCAACATCAACGCATATCTTGCTGCCGCGCCCAATATCATTGTCACCAAATCCGGCAAACCGCGCACGGGCGTGGCGGATATGAGCTTTGGCAA
The genomic region above belongs to Rhodospirillales bacterium and contains:
- the msrA gene encoding peptide-methionine (S)-S-oxide reductase MsrA → MAKATFAAGCFWSPEEVFSKVEGVTDTAVGYIGGTAENPTYEEVCTGRTGHAEAVQVDYDPDKVSYDELLKVFWEIHDPTTLNRQGPDVGTQYRSAIYTHDDGQRAAAEASREAQQAARHDDRIVVTAVEDAPTFWRAEDYHQRFMEKRRGRFGFKVA
- a CDS encoding SDR family oxidoreductase, producing the protein MGLFDLEGQVAIVTGGSRGIGRAICTRMAEAGAKVVVSSRKPDACEEVVGEIGAKGGQAMAVACNVSHIDQLRNLVDRTMAAWGKVDCLVGNAAVNPHYGPMTDIGESAFEKIVNCNIRANLWLSRMVLPQMAERRDGTIILLSSIAGIRGTDDIGMYGVSKAAAMAMARNLAVRWGEHNIRINTIAPGLVRTDFAKVLWENAERLGKVEARYPLRRIGEPDDIAGIAVFLASRAGRYITGQTIVADGGSTLVAEGV
- a CDS encoding NAD(P)-dependent oxidoreductase → MKVLVTGAAGAIGRVLREGIRGRYGLVRLTDRVAMDPAGDGEETVQADMTELDAVSAMAEGMDAVVHLASIAFEDSWENILPNNIVTMYNAIEAARRAGARRFVFASSNHAVGFYPRSAFIDHRVEHRPDTRYGVAKAFGEDLGSLYVDKHDMEFFSMRIGSFQPEPKDVRMLSTWLSHGDLVRLVVTGLEAPDIGHAPVYGISRNTRSWWDNSLAFSLGYDPQDNAEDWADRLLAVEPPEAGGEVAQTFCGGIFPEMEFDGDLPTVRKRI
- a CDS encoding DUF4065 domain-containing protein; the protein is MSYILCGTIFRCSQENVERTTGYSVKLLGKTEEKIAMPGGAQVQAGSQAKEWSGGREAAHRIPDREGAQGYRREGRSDKVALMGPFDPRTIANRMLDYAEQQGLHLTVMHLLKLVYLAHGWWLTFSNGSPLTTAKPEAWRYGPVYRDVYNAFIRYGRGPVIGRAVDGATGYEYREDMSEEVEHLLEHIVSSYGKHYAFTLSKSTNKPAGPWSVTVEKRGYYAPIEHDMIRKHFDGLRQKPAAA